The Candidatus Acidulodesulfobacterium acidiphilum genome segment CCTTTTTTAATTTTTTCGCTTAAAAGCGTAAACTCCGCCTGCGTTAAACTAAAATTGTCGAAGTCTAAATCTTCTGAAAATCTTGAATTATTGTAAATTATTCTTAAAGACGTGACGCCCATAAACGATAATTTATCGCCGGTATTGGAATTAAAAATTATATCTAATATTTTATATTGCAGGTATTCGCGCATAATGTTCTTTTTAAAATGTCGCAAATTATGCGGATAATAGCTTTCCAACCGTTCTAAACTAATCATTACGAATAAACTATAAACCAGTAAAAATAAAAATTAAAAATGGCATCCGATTTATTTATTTTTAAAAAGAAGGCAAAGCATGTTTTGATCTCGGCGTTTTAATCGCAAGCTCAGTAGGGAATAAGCAAATAAATAAATCTGGCACCTTTAATTAATGCAAACACTATCTTGCGCCTTTTTCCTGCTTTATTCTTTCGTAAAGCCAGATTTTAACCAACGCACCCCTATCTACTCCTATTTTCATTCTTATGTCGTCTATTTCACTAACTAAAGACTCCGATATGTCTATTGTAAGGCGGACTTTTTTGCCTCCGCGCTTTATAGCGGCCTTAGAAATATCGATAAGGTCGGTAACGTCTTCTCCTTCGTCGAAACGACGGTCGAATTCTTCC includes the following:
- a CDS encoding CopG family transcriptional regulator, whose amino-acid sequence is EEFDRRFDEGEDVTDLIDISKAAIKRGGKKVRLTIDISESLVSEIDDIRMKIGVDRGALVKIWLYERIKQEKGAR